A genomic window from bacterium includes:
- a CDS encoding HK97 gp10 family phage protein codes for MAGFEVSVKVSGLGHATALVRNFARVHAREQRRAVVQSVRQIEKYAKYKAPVGTTGDLRASIAGHVTSDTEGAVGTNKVYAMAVDSGAKPHAIKAKNVKALTIPRRSPKGHKSLTKKTKTGRAKFYKRLQYRDAANAPNKRHLDVEFDFARRVHHPGIRRPQPFLTSAARAGNGIVVREARRAVARASKGGS; via the coding sequence ATGGCGGGCTTTGAGGTCAGCGTGAAGGTTTCCGGGCTCGGCCATGCGACCGCGCTCGTCCGGAACTTCGCGCGCGTCCATGCCCGCGAACAACGGCGCGCCGTCGTCCAGTCGGTGCGCCAGATCGAAAAGTACGCCAAGTACAAGGCGCCCGTCGGAACGACCGGCGACCTTCGCGCGTCGATCGCCGGCCACGTTACCTCGGATACCGAGGGCGCGGTCGGCACGAACAAAGTGTACGCGATGGCCGTGGACAGCGGCGCGAAGCCGCACGCGATCAAGGCCAAAAACGTGAAAGCCTTGACGATCCCGCGCCGCTCGCCAAAGGGCCACAAGTCGCTTACGAAAAAGACAAAAACGGGCCGCGCGAAATTCTACAAACGCCTCCAGTATCGCGACGCCGCGAACGCGCCGAACAAGCGGCACCTGGACGTCGAATTCGATTTCGCGCGCCGCGTTCACCATCCCGGCATCCGCCGGCCGCAGCCGTTCCTGACCTCGGCCGCGCGCGCCGGCAACGGGATCGTCGTGCGCGAAGCCCGGCGGGCCGTCGCGCGCGCGTCGAAGGGAGGCTCCTGA
- a CDS encoding DUF2586 family protein: MGEPRIETEYEDNFQSDAPTSLEHRILLMGLGSDGPLHTKQTFSGMSGVAAAEEMFGTSQRLPRAVRESISAAVLNKKPLTVDAIRCGDGAQKASFVWWDNGSSAAFVSFEYEYTGDGGNDWQFMAEEGEEEGDYVASLRRGEDGDVTQFEGTKEEIVEAVNDSSLSITATAGGGETADLPDWTDFEGGTNGTWTGDELILALDLAKDEKTLPLLLTLDNVGEGDDGLREALATHAADMLTSQQVERLVVVELKAFETENPVNSSAWREDVQAWVDGLIEETTGEAYRELIGVAGQRTYTDGDGEEYVASTAAQFLGAWFAENINRSPVNILVQNGGDLEPEIPVEMRNDLADARISYLRTEEGRGVIIGNDRTLAENTSDFKYAEVIRTIFTCGMEAREAGKVIWGQPNDPDTNDGLAALRMAMEKPLENRMPNSPSAGRRGTIAGYESDVTQDAEGDVDFDMGILNTRTMRRVRHRVHVERS; this comes from the coding sequence ATGGGCGAGCCGAGAATCGAAACCGAATACGAGGACAATTTCCAGTCCGACGCGCCGACAAGCCTCGAACATCGGATCCTTCTGATGGGCCTTGGCTCCGACGGCCCGCTTCACACGAAGCAGACCTTCTCCGGCATGTCCGGCGTGGCCGCCGCCGAGGAGATGTTCGGCACGTCCCAACGCCTGCCGCGCGCGGTTCGCGAGTCGATTTCGGCGGCGGTGCTGAACAAGAAGCCGCTGACCGTCGACGCGATCCGCTGCGGCGACGGCGCCCAAAAGGCGAGCTTCGTCTGGTGGGACAACGGCTCGTCGGCCGCGTTCGTGAGCTTTGAATACGAATACACGGGCGACGGCGGCAACGACTGGCAGTTCATGGCCGAGGAGGGCGAGGAGGAGGGCGATTACGTCGCCTCGCTCCGCCGCGGCGAGGACGGCGACGTCACGCAATTCGAGGGCACGAAGGAGGAGATCGTCGAGGCGGTCAACGATTCGAGCCTTTCGATCACGGCCACGGCGGGGGGCGGCGAGACCGCGGACCTCCCGGACTGGACGGATTTCGAGGGAGGGACAAACGGCACCTGGACCGGCGACGAATTGATCCTCGCGCTCGACCTTGCCAAGGACGAAAAGACGCTGCCCCTGCTTCTCACGCTCGACAACGTCGGCGAGGGGGACGACGGCCTTCGTGAGGCCCTCGCGACGCACGCCGCCGACATGCTGACAAGCCAGCAGGTCGAGCGCCTGGTCGTCGTCGAACTGAAGGCCTTCGAGACGGAAAATCCCGTCAACTCGAGCGCCTGGCGCGAAGACGTGCAGGCGTGGGTCGATGGCCTCATCGAGGAAACGACGGGCGAGGCGTACCGCGAGCTGATCGGCGTCGCGGGCCAGCGCACCTACACCGACGGCGACGGCGAGGAATACGTCGCCTCCACGGCGGCGCAGTTTCTCGGCGCGTGGTTCGCGGAGAACATCAACCGCTCGCCGGTCAACATCCTCGTTCAGAACGGAGGCGACCTCGAGCCGGAGATCCCGGTCGAGATGCGCAACGACCTGGCCGACGCGCGGATCAGCTATCTGCGCACCGAGGAAGGCCGCGGCGTGATCATCGGCAACGACCGGACGCTCGCCGAAAACACGAGCGACTTCAAATACGCCGAGGTGATCCGGACGATCTTCACCTGCGGCATGGAGGCGCGCGAGGCCGGCAAGGTCATCTGGGGCCAGCCGAACGATCCCGACACGAACGACGGCCTCGCGGCCTTGCGGATGGCGATGGAAAAGCCGCTGGAAAATCGCATGCCGAACAGCCCGAGCGCGGGCCGGCGCGGCACGATCGCCGGGTACGAGAGCGACGTGACGCAGGACGCCGAAGGCGATGTCGATTTCGATATGGGCATTTTGAACACGAGAACGATGCGACGGGTCCGGCACCGGGTCCACGTCGAAAGGAGCTAG